A part of Phoenix dactylifera cultivar Barhee BC4 chromosome 2, palm_55x_up_171113_PBpolish2nd_filt_p, whole genome shotgun sequence genomic DNA contains:
- the LOC103716092 gene encoding putative wall-associated receptor kinase-like 16, with product MRVTFMGESGRGVAGGAKPFMGARMLLCHSLLTVLLIAVTASPFNNTRPGCPATCGDVSIPYPFGIGPDCSLPGFNLSCNDNASGVKKPFIYNVELINISLLPAQARVYNYISWQCYNHTSNDMSYSTWRLNFTAYPYRFSDADNKFTVVGCHTLAYITGQNQKDSYAGGCVTVCGSSESLTNGSCSGIGCCQTSIPKGINYYKVSFNRNFNNSRVWKFNPCSYAVLAEADWFKFSTTYIKTRQLNETNGGRAPIVLDWAIGNETCEVAKRNTTSYACLSEHSDCFNSSNGPGYICNCSRGYQGNAYLPNGCQDIDECTLKDEYPCHGTCTNIPGDYNCTCPPGTNGDAKKGTCQGSRSNPFSSVKLVIGIVTSTSFALLLLLCIVLSLVREKRKLMRIKEEYFRRHGGRLLLEEIKSKQGLAFKVYTKGELEQATNNFDKNRILGGGGHGTVYKGILNDNHAVAIKKSKIIDDYQKKEFGKEMVILSQINHKNVVKLLGCCLEVEVPMLVYEFVSNGTLFQYIHDRNRTSHISLDTRLEIASQSAEALAYLHSSASPPIIHGDVKSSNILLDDNHNAKVSDFGASMLVPKDETQFATLVQGTCGYLDPEYLQTCQLTDKSDVYSFGVVLLELLTGKKAFYFEGSDEERSLSSSFLSAMKEERLLQLLDNHIKNEEDMELVQEIAELARRCLNVMGEDRPTMKEVADDLDRLRKFKQHPFLQHNTEEIENLLGEPSSYTENEISGCYSIEKKAAMDIEYGR from the exons ATGAGAGTTACATTTATGGGAGAGTCCGGGAGAGGAGTCGCCGGAGGAGCAAAGCCATTCATGGGCGCAAGGATGCTGCTGTGCCACTCCCTCTTGACGGTACTGCTCATTGCCGTGACGGCATCGCCATTCAACAACACGCGGCCTGGCTGCCCGGCGACTTGCGGCGACGTTAGCATCCCCTACCCATTCGGCATCGGCCCGGATTGCTCCCTTCCTGGCTTCAACCTCAGCTGCAATGACAATGCCAGTGGCGTTAAAAAACCTTTCATCTACAACGTGGAGCTCATCAACATATCCTTGCTGCCGGCCCAGGCTCGCGTCTACAATTACATATCCTGGCAATGCTACAACCACACGTCCAACGACATGTCGTACAGTACATGGAGACTAAACTTCACCGCCTACCCATACCGGTTCTCCGATGCCGATAACAAGTTCACAGTTGTCGGCTGCCACACCCTCGCGTACATCACTGGGCAGAACCAGAAAGATAGCTACGCGGGCGGATGCGTAACGGTCTGCGGCAGCAGTGAGAGCCTGACAAACGGGTCATGCTCCGGCATCGGCTGCTGCCAGACATCCATCCCCAAGGGAATCAACTATTATAAAGTCTCCTTCAATCGCAACTTCAACAACTCCCGGGTGTGGAAATTCAATCCCTGCAGCTACGCCGTTCTGGCCGAAGCCGACTGGTTCAAGTTCAGCACGACTTACATTAAGACCCGCCAGCTCAATGAGACGAACGGAGGGCGGGCGCCCATTGTGCTGGACTGGGCCATCGGCAACGAGACGTGCGAGGTCGCAAAGCGCAACACAACCTCCTATGCGTGCCTCAGCGAGCACAGTGACTGCTTTAACTCCTCCAATGGCCCAGGATATATTTGCAACTGCTCCAGGGGCTACCAAGGCAACGCCTATCTTCCCAATGGATGTCAAG ATATTGACGAGTGCACTCTCAAAGACGAGTATCCATGCCATGGGACCTGTACCAACATACCTGGGGATTACAATTGTACATGTCCGCCTGGCACGAATGGCGACGCGAAAAAAGGAACCTGCCAGGGAAGCCGCAGCAATCCTTTCTCATCAGTGAAATTGGTTATAG GCATTGTCACTAGCACCAGCTTTGCCCTTCTACTATTACTATGCATTGTCCTTTCTCTGGTACgtgaaaaaagaaaacttatGAGGATAAAAGAGGAATACTTTCGGCGACATGGAGGGCGGTTGCTACTAGAAGAGATAAAGTCGAAGCAAGGTCTTGCATTTAAGGTATATACAAAAGGAGAGCTAGAGCAGGCAACAAACAACTTTGATAAGAACCGAATTCTTGGAGGTGGAGGCCATGGAACTGTCTATAAGGGAATACTGAATGACAACCATGCAGTTgccataaaaaaatcaaaaataattgaTGATTACCAAAAGAAGGAATTTGGGAAGGAGATGGTTATTCTTTCTCAAATCAACCATAAGAATGTGGTGAAGCTCTTGGGATGCTGTCTGGAGGTGGAAGTCCCTATGTTGGTTTATGAATTTGTCTCCAATGGAACCTTATTCCAATATATCCATGACAGGAATAGGACATCCCACATTTCATTGGATACCCGTTTGGAGATTGCTTCACAGTCTGCAGAAGCTCTTGCATATCTACATTCATCAGCATCCCCTCCAATTATTCACGGAGATGTCAAGTCTTCTAACATACTTTTAGATGACAACCACAACGCAAAGGTGTCGGATTTTGGAGCTTCGATGTTGGTGCCAAAGGATGAAACTCAGTTTGCTACACTAGTTCAGGGGACTTGCGGTTACTTGGATCCTGAATACCTGCAAACATGCCAATTAACCGATAAAAGTGATGTCTATAGTTTTGGTGTTGTTCTTTTGGAGCTCCTCACCGGAAAGAAGGCTTTTTATTTTGAAGGATCTGATGAAGAAAGAAGCCTCTCATCAAGTTTTTTATCCGCCATGAAGGAGGAACGACTTCTACAACTTTTAGACAATcatatcaaaaatgaagaggatatGGAGTTGGTGCAAGAAATTGCTGAGCTAGCAAGGCGATGCCTCAATGTTATGGGTGAAGATAGGCCTACAATGAAGGAGGTTGCCGATGACCTAGATCGGTTAAGAAAATTCAAGCAGCATCCATTTTTGCAGCATAATACAGAAGAGATTGAGAACTTGCTTGGTGAGCCGTCAAGCTACACTGAAAATGAAATCTCTGGGTGCTACAGTATAGAAAAGAAAGCAGCGATGGATATAGAATATGGAAGATga
- the LOC103716061 gene encoding uncharacterized protein LOC103716061 isoform X1, with the protein MATMIPNAFRCPSSNPARRWSFFSDGSVPVAPLASSVRFSRIPMRHYRMVCTATSAAGSPHANSDENPYEVIGVSPIEGFDTMKAAYTRRRKDAERRGDEAYVAKLERAYDKIMMSQLQNRKKGLAFGSFKQSIMQVSKDIKYADKQPIVPWGPRYSRSNVKDMRINMAISAVFTIWIFIKRSAEWKPLQFLAFIFFYRIFEKLKSFEPAVSPTFTEDGEDEGRALRMGKRLLRSLSLVFGCIAVSSLGYTGLLNLIEFLGHYIPVFLYNNQELLVTTATSILLYTMASYYR; encoded by the exons ATGGCGACGATGATCCCAAACGCCTTCCGGTGCCCCAGTTCTAACCCCGCCCGGCGGTGGAGCTTCTTCTCCGATGGCTCGGTTCCGGTCGCTCCGCTCGCCTCCTCGGTGAG gttctctaggatacccATGAGGCACTATCGGATGGTCTGCACAGCTACGTCTGCTGCGGGGAGCCCGCATGCAAATAGTGATGAAAACCCGTATGAG GTTATTGGTGTGAGTCCGATAGAAGGATTTGATACGATGAAGGCAGCCTACACAAGAAGGCGTAAGGATGCAGAGAGGAGGGGGGATGAAGCATATGTGGCAAAA CTAGAGAGGGCATATGATAAGATCATGATGTCGCAGTTGCAAAATCGGAAGAAGGGCCTTGCATTTGGATCATTTAAG caATCTATCATGCAGGTGTCCAAGGATATTAAGTATGCTGATAAGCAACCTATCGTCCCATGGGGACCTAG GTATTCCAGGTCTAATGTAAAAGACATGCGCATAAATATGGCAATATCTGCAGTATTT ACAATTTGGATTTTTATCAAACGCAGTGCTGAATGGAAGCCTCTGCAATTTCtagctttcatttttttctaccGAATATTTGAGAAATTGAAATCTTTTGAGCCAGCAGTATCTCCAACTTTTACT GAGGATGGTGAGGATGAAGGTAGGGCATTACGTATGGGAAAGCGACTACTTCGTTCTCTTTCACTGGTTTTTGGGTGTATTGCTGTTTCATCTTTG GGTTATACCGGACTACTCAACCTGATCGAGTTTCTAGGACATTACATTCCTGTCTTTCTTTACAATAACCAG GAGCTGCTTGTTACGACGGCAACATCCATCTTGCTCTACACCATGGCATCATATTACCGATGA
- the LOC103716061 gene encoding uncharacterized protein LOC103716061 isoform X2: MATMIPNAFRCPSSNPARRWSFFSDGSVPVAPLASSVRFSRIPMRHYRMVCTATSAAGSPHANSDENPYEVIGVSPIEGFDTMKAAYTRRRKDAERRGDEAYVAKLERAYDKIMMSQLQNRKKGLAFGSFKVSKDIKYADKQPIVPWGPRYSRSNVKDMRINMAISAVFTIWIFIKRSAEWKPLQFLAFIFFYRIFEKLKSFEPAVSPTFTEDGEDEGRALRMGKRLLRSLSLVFGCIAVSSLGYTGLLNLIEFLGHYIPVFLYNNQELLVTTATSILLYTMASYYR, translated from the exons ATGGCGACGATGATCCCAAACGCCTTCCGGTGCCCCAGTTCTAACCCCGCCCGGCGGTGGAGCTTCTTCTCCGATGGCTCGGTTCCGGTCGCTCCGCTCGCCTCCTCGGTGAG gttctctaggatacccATGAGGCACTATCGGATGGTCTGCACAGCTACGTCTGCTGCGGGGAGCCCGCATGCAAATAGTGATGAAAACCCGTATGAG GTTATTGGTGTGAGTCCGATAGAAGGATTTGATACGATGAAGGCAGCCTACACAAGAAGGCGTAAGGATGCAGAGAGGAGGGGGGATGAAGCATATGTGGCAAAA CTAGAGAGGGCATATGATAAGATCATGATGTCGCAGTTGCAAAATCGGAAGAAGGGCCTTGCATTTGGATCATTTAAG GTGTCCAAGGATATTAAGTATGCTGATAAGCAACCTATCGTCCCATGGGGACCTAG GTATTCCAGGTCTAATGTAAAAGACATGCGCATAAATATGGCAATATCTGCAGTATTT ACAATTTGGATTTTTATCAAACGCAGTGCTGAATGGAAGCCTCTGCAATTTCtagctttcatttttttctaccGAATATTTGAGAAATTGAAATCTTTTGAGCCAGCAGTATCTCCAACTTTTACT GAGGATGGTGAGGATGAAGGTAGGGCATTACGTATGGGAAAGCGACTACTTCGTTCTCTTTCACTGGTTTTTGGGTGTATTGCTGTTTCATCTTTG GGTTATACCGGACTACTCAACCTGATCGAGTTTCTAGGACATTACATTCCTGTCTTTCTTTACAATAACCAG GAGCTGCTTGTTACGACGGCAACATCCATCTTGCTCTACACCATGGCATCATATTACCGATGA